TCTTCATCTAATCTTTATATCAATTTATTAGAATATGTTTTTTTTTAATAATTTTGATTAACGATGGAAACAAAATTAGTTATCTGGACTACGCTGTGCATGGTTTTCATGCTCAGTTTTATGTACACAATGGTTAGCATCATTAGTAGTTTTGTTAACTAGCCACTCTAGGAGATTTAATAAGATTATGACACTTGCAAAATATAATACAAAAAATGGCTCTCCCAATGATCGTCGCAAGACTAAAAGAGCATTAGAGAGAGAATTCCAAGAAATTAGAAACATGGAGTCGTCTATGGATAATGACTTAAAAGACGCTTATTTAAACAACTTAACATTTCTTCAAGAAGAGTTAAGAGGAAATGAAGCTCTTTAAATATACATTTGCAATTTTAGGTTACTCTTTACTTGCTCTATTTCTTTATGTGGGTGTAACAAATTTTTAATTAAATTTAATTGTGATATTATTATCATATATATCTAAACATATATATCTTTTATTGATAGTATGCTAAAATATAGTTAAATATAAAATTTTAAGACGGTGAAAGGCCGCGTCATACAGGACGAAAATTATGAAAATTGGAGCGCTCAAAGAAACATTATTAGGTGAACGCCGCGTTGCTCTAACTCCTGACAGTGCTGTTCAGCTTCAGAAGCTGGGTTATGATTGCCTGGTCGAGAAGAATTCTGGGCTGGCTGCTGGCTTTAGTGATGAGCAATACAAATCTGTAGGTGTTGAAATTGTAGATACCCCTAATGAGCTTACTGAGGCTTGTGATGTAATTGTCAAGGTTCTTCCTCCGAGTGAATCTGAACTCAAAGAACTAACCTCATCCAAGACGCTAATCTCCCTCTTCTACCCTGGTAGCAATGAAGCGCTATTGTTGTTGGCTAAATCTTCTGAGTCTAACGTTATTGCTATGGATATGGTACCTCGGATCAGCCGCGCTCAAAAAATGGACGTCCTATCTTCTATGGCAAATATCTCTGGTTACCGAGCTGTGATTGAAGCTGGTAATAACTTTGGTCGTTTTTTTACTGGTCAAATGACTGCTGCTGGCAAGGTTCCTCCAGCAAAGGTTTTGGTTGTTGGAGCTGGCGTTGCTGGGCTTGCTGCTATTGGTACCTCTACCTCTCTTGGTGCAATCACCTATGCATTTGATGTTCGCCCTGAGGTGGCCGAACAGGTCGAATCTATGGGCGCTAAATTTGTTTTTTTAGATTTTGCAGATGAACAGGTCAACGATGCCTCAACTGGCGGCTATGCTTCAGTATCTTCCCCTGAATTTGCAGCTGCTCAATTGGACAAGTTTCGTGAGATTGCGCCAGAAATGGATATTGTTATTACAACTGCTTTAATTCCTAACCGAGAAGCTCCTGAACTTTGGACTGCAGATATGGTTGCTTCCATGAAGCCGGGTTCGGTCATAGTCGATTTGGCTGCAGAAAAGGGTGGAAATTGCAAGTTGACTGTTATTGATGATCGTATTGTGACAGAGAATGGAGTTATTATTATTGGTTATACAGACTTTCCAAGTCGCATGGCTGCTCAGGCAAGTTCGCTCTATGCCAGTAATATTCGTCACATGATTTCAGATTTAACACCTAGCAAAGATGGAGTAATCGTTCATGACATGGAGGACGATGTTATTCGTGGGGCAACAATCATTCATGCGGGTGAGATTACGTTCCCACCGCCCCCTCCCAAAGTTCAAGCTATAGCGGTTACCCACAAGGAAAGAATCCCAGATAAAACCCCAGAAGAAATTCGTGCTGATGAAGTTACAGCGTTTAAAAAGCAAACTAAAAATCAAATTATATTGCTAACTGTTGGTGGTGTTTTATTGTTCTTGGTTGGAAGCTATGCACCTGTTAGCTTCATGCAGCACTTTATTGTCTTCATCCTGTCTGTTTTTGTTGGTTTTCAAGTAATTTGGAATGTTAGCCACTCTCTTCATACTCCATTGATGGCTGTCACCAATGCTATTTCGTCAATCATCATTTTAGGGGCAATACTTCAGATAAGTTCAACCAGCTTTCTAGTAGTGATACTTGCTGCGATTTCAGTATTTTTTGCTGGCATCAATATATTTGGTGGCTTCCTTGTAACAAGACGCATGCTCGCCATGTTTCAGAAATCTTAAGGGCTTATTATGGAAATGGGTTTTACTTCCGCTGTCTATGTTCTTGCTGCCGTATTGTTTATACTATCACTTGGCGGACTGTCTGGTCAAGAAAGTGCAAAGCGCGCAGTTTGGTATGGTATTGCTGGTATGGCTTTGGCTGTTTCCGCGACCTTACTTGGACCGGGAAATGGACTATGGTGGCTATCACTTGTATTGATTGCTGCTGGCGGACTAGTTGGTTACCAGTTAGCATCGAAAGTTGCTATGACTCAAATGCCAGAATTAGTTGCAGGTATGCATGCATTAGTAGGACTTGCTGCAGTATTTGTGGGCTTTAATACTCACTTTGAACTTGTCAATATTGCATCGATGGATTTGGCTGCCATGAAATCGCTGGAAGGTTTTTCGGCGTTGCTCGCTAAAAAATCTGCTGTTGAAATAAATATACTTCGCGTTGAAACCTCACTAGGTATTTGGATCGGTGCTGTCACATTTACCGGCTCCATCATTGCATATGGTAAGTTGGCAGGCAAAGTAACCTCAACAGCGTTTAAATTACCTGGAGGTCACTTTCTTAATGCGGCTGCAGCCCTGTTATCAATATTATCAGCAGTTTGGTATTTAAATAGCGGTGAGTTATTGTCAATGATTGTATTGACATTTCTAGCATTGTTCATCGGATATCACTTAATCATGGGTATTGGCGGGGCTGATATGCCTGTTGTAGTATCAATGCTCAATTCTTATTCGGGATGGGCTGCGGCGGCGATTGGATTTAGTCTTGGCAATGATGTTTTAATTGTTGTTGGATCACTCGTTGGATCGTCAGGCGCTATCTTGTCTTATATCATGTGTAACGCCATGAATCGATCTTTTGTGAGTGTTATTCTAGGTGGCTTTGGCGGCTCATCTGGTCCACAAATGGAGTTTCATGGTGAGCAAGTATCTATTGAGGCAGATGGTGTTGCTTCTGTCCTAAATGATGCTGACAGTATTATCATTATTCCAGGCTACGGCATGGCTGTTGCTCAAGCGCAACAATCAGTTTCTGAATTAGCTCGCAAGTTAAGGGCACAAGGTAAAAATGTACGCTTTGCCATTCATCCAGTTGCTGGACGTTTGCCCGGTCATATGAATGTACTTCTGGCTGAGGCTCGAGTGCCCTATGATATTGTTATGGAGATGGATGAGATTAATGCTGATTTTTCAGATACCGATGTGGCCATTGTCATTGGATCCAATGACATTGTTAACCCTGCAGCGCAAGACGATCCAAATAGCCCAATTGCTGGAATGCCTGTCTTGGAGTGCTGGAAAGCTAAACATGTCTTTGTCTCTAAAAGAGGCCAAGGAACAGGATATTCTGGAATCGAAAACCCATTATTCTTTAAAGAGAATACTAGAATGCTCTATGGAAACGCGAAAGAATCACTCGACAAACTCCTCCCAATGATCGACTAAGAAACCACTTTAAGTATTAAATCTTCTAGCAATATTTCTTTATCTTGTTATCACAATTTTTCATCTTTAGCTCAAGTCAGCAGTGGAGCAGTAATAAGACTTTTCTGGCCCTTCCTAATTAAAATCTTTTAACTATACTTTGATATTTTTTATCAGTGCTACAAGAGCACAAAGATAGAAACATCATATTGGGAGATTCAAAATGGAGACAGCTGATATTGTTAAATGGATAGCGACAGTCATTCAGTTAATAGGTTATGGACTTACAGGGCTAAATCTAGCGCCTTACAATGTATTCTTCTTTTTTATAGGAATTGGTTTGTGTTTTGCTGTGGGTTATTTATGGAAAGATAGAGCAATAATGGTTGTTCATGTTGGAGCCTTTATTTCTTTACTTATAGGCTATTTAAGTGCATAATCTTTTTAAAACCTAAATTAGAAATACAGCTAAAACCTAAGATCGGATCTCAAGGTAAAACTGTTGCTATATTTAGATTCAGAGTTTGCACCGACTGCTTGTTTCCTGGTGTAGCTTGCAGAACTTCTCCAGCCTGATCTAGCAATATGATCAATTCCAACTCTTAGTTTCCAGTTGTTATTTTTAATATCAAAATTCTTCACATAAGTATTACTTGCGCCTTCGCTCGTATAGAACATTGATGTTGACGTTTTAGAATTTGATTTGTTGTATTCAATCCTTGTAAATGGTTTAAGTCTGCCACTATTTTTTAATATGATTTCAGAGTTTACGTCCATACCCATTCCTATCTCATAGTCTCGAATCTCTTGTTTATTAAAAGTTAATGCTAATGAGCCACTACTCTCACTAAAAGCGTCCAAATTAGTAAGTGTTATAGAATGTGTGAGATAAGGAGAGATTTCAAACTGTTTCTTTTTATACTCGTGCCTTAGAATATTTGACAAAAATAATTGGTTTCCCCTCCTTTCTCCTAACAAAGTCTCAGACCCATCTGTTCGAGTCATATCAAAATTAATACGACTTATACCAACTACAGTTTCTATTTTGGTATTTGAGTCTAATTTTAAGGCGCTATAGTTAGATAAGCTATAATTTTTTGATTTCACATTTGTTGCACCTGATCCTATATCGGAATTATCACGTCCCACATCAAACACAAATCCCACAATGCCCTCGTTATCAAGAGGCTTATCAAACCCAAGAGAAAGTATTTTTGACTTTGTATCTTGCTTAGAGGTTGTTGATGATGCTTTTGTTTTGCCAATTATTAGCTCTCCCTTTGTCCAAATCGACCAATCTCCAAAGATTGGCTCAAAAGTTGGATTGAGGGTCTCTATTGCAAGAGCTCTAAGCTTTACACCCTCATTAATAGCAATAGTTGCGGCGTCAGATTTAATGTGATCACTGACAGCAAGCAATGAACCATTTGTATTTTCAATTGCATTAGACATTTTATTAGCAAAATAGATCTCATCATAAATTTGAGAATTTGGAGAACTGTTCATAAGTATATCAATCATCTCATCTTGAAAGCGAAGCCTGATACCTTGATGCGAAGTTCGAATTGAACCCTGATTTCGACCTAACCAAGCAATTCTGTTATAAGAAATATCAACAATCATATCAGCCCATTCGGCTGCAATATCTTTGGATGCCTCAACAGAGCTAGTAACATCTGTTTTATCAAGTGGACTAGGTAACTGTGATTCATAAGTCCAGTTAAACTGAGTAGCTGCAACATTATTATTACCAGTAGCATCAGTAAATTTACTACTAGCGACATCAATTGTAGTTGCGCCGTCATCCGTTGGTGTGAAGGTGGCAGTATAAATAGTAGATGAGGTTGAGGCGAAACTCGAAAGAGAGCCCCCTGTAACTGTTATATCTCCGACAGCAAAGTCAGTGGTTGCCTCACTTGAAGTAAAAGTCATTGATAGCGATGCATCATCAGAGGTATCACCGTCAGAGACGG
This sequence is a window from Candidatus Pseudothioglobus singularis PS1. Protein-coding genes within it:
- a CDS encoding NAD(P)(+) transhydrogenase (Re/Si-specific) subunit beta; the protein is MEMGFTSAVYVLAAVLFILSLGGLSGQESAKRAVWYGIAGMALAVSATLLGPGNGLWWLSLVLIAAGGLVGYQLASKVAMTQMPELVAGMHALVGLAAVFVGFNTHFELVNIASMDLAAMKSLEGFSALLAKKSAVEINILRVETSLGIWIGAVTFTGSIIAYGKLAGKVTSTAFKLPGGHFLNAAAALLSILSAVWYLNSGELLSMIVLTFLALFIGYHLIMGIGGADMPVVVSMLNSYSGWAAAAIGFSLGNDVLIVVGSLVGSSGAILSYIMCNAMNRSFVSVILGGFGGSSGPQMEFHGEQVSIEADGVASVLNDADSIIIIPGYGMAVAQAQQSVSELARKLRAQGKNVRFAIHPVAGRLPGHMNVLLAEARVPYDIVMEMDEINADFSDTDVAIVIGSNDIVNPAAQDDPNSPIAGMPVLECWKAKHVFVSKRGQGTGYSGIENPLFFKENTRMLYGNAKESLDKLLPMID
- a CDS encoding Re/Si-specific NAD(P)(+) transhydrogenase subunit alpha, encoding MKIGALKETLLGERRVALTPDSAVQLQKLGYDCLVEKNSGLAAGFSDEQYKSVGVEIVDTPNELTEACDVIVKVLPPSESELKELTSSKTLISLFYPGSNEALLLLAKSSESNVIAMDMVPRISRAQKMDVLSSMANISGYRAVIEAGNNFGRFFTGQMTAAGKVPPAKVLVVGAGVAGLAAIGTSTSLGAITYAFDVRPEVAEQVESMGAKFVFLDFADEQVNDASTGGYASVSSPEFAAAQLDKFREIAPEMDIVITTALIPNREAPELWTADMVASMKPGSVIVDLAAEKGGNCKLTVIDDRIVTENGVIIIGYTDFPSRMAAQASSLYASNIRHMISDLTPSKDGVIVHDMEDDVIRGATIIHAGEITFPPPPPKVQAIAVTHKERIPDKTPEEIRADEVTAFKKQTKNQIILLTVGGVLLFLVGSYAPVSFMQHFIVFILSVFVGFQVIWNVSHSLHTPLMAVTNAISSIIILGAILQISSTSFLVVILAAISVFFAGINIFGGFLVTRRMLAMFQKS
- a CDS encoding DUF6552 family protein; the encoded protein is METADIVKWIATVIQLIGYGLTGLNLAPYNVFFFFIGIGLCFAVGYLWKDRAIMVVHVGAFISLLIGYLSA